The following are from one region of the Apostichopus japonicus isolate 1M-3 chromosome 17, ASM3797524v1, whole genome shotgun sequence genome:
- the LOC139985034 gene encoding uncharacterized protein isoform X1 — protein MMQITHGASSSVPGVQVDPQVTPKGKKGAKTRFITGIIQAFIATILLISGMTVASVTGAPSDEIDNQMWPISVAAVLILNAIFGILSQKNHKLIRLYLAFSIFACVLIAIAATPVTMALLYSRKPSYDYYDSEYVDSSTEVHFVFYCIIVVCFIVELAVAIVVASYSCCAGDAIQTIVYYPAKILESHDNSASMNPSHNPGQVIPKIPRPTPYNGDSSTYELPEENSVALPLHERHIP, from the exons ATG ATGCAGATAACTCATGGAGCTTCGTCATCTGTTCCGGGTGTGCAAGTGGACCCTCAAGTTACACCCAAAGGAAAGAAAGGTGCCAAAACGCGATTTATTACTGGTATAATTCAAGCTTTCATTGCTACGATTCTTCTGATCTCTGGCATGACAGTTGCATCGGTCACAGGGGCTCCCAGCGATGAAATTGATAACCAGATGTGGCCTATATCAGTTGCAGCG GTCCTTATATTAAATGCCATTTTTGGAATTCTCAGCCAAAAGAATCACAAATTG ATTCGACTTTACTTGGCCTTTTCCATCTTTGCATGTGTGCTCATCGCAATTGCTGCTACACCTGTCACAATGGCATTATTATATTCCAGAAAGCCATCTTATGACTACTATGATTCTGAATAT gTAGACTCATCTACAGAGGTTCACTTCGTTTTCTATTGTATAATCGTGGTCTGCTTCATAGTAGAACTTGCTGTTGCCATTGTTGTGGCTAGTTACAGTTGCTGTGCTGGAGACGCAATCCAAACTATT GTTTATTACCCAGCAAAGATTCTAGAGTCTCACGATAATTCAGCATCCATGAATCCATCCCATAACCCTGGTCAGGTTATTCCAAAAATACCACGGCCTACACCATACAATGGAGACTCAAGCACATATGAACTCCCAGAGGAAAATTCCGTGGCTCTGCCACTTCATGAACGTCATATCCCCTAA
- the LOC139985034 gene encoding uncharacterized protein isoform X2: MQITHGASSSVPGVQVDPQVTPKGKKGAKTRFITGIIQAFIATILLISGMTVASVTGAPSDEIDNQMWPISVAAVLILNAIFGILSQKNHKLIRLYLAFSIFACVLIAIAATPVTMALLYSRKPSYDYYDSEYVDSSTEVHFVFYCIIVVCFIVELAVAIVVASYSCCAGDAIQTIVYYPAKILESHDNSASMNPSHNPGQVIPKIPRPTPYNGDSSTYELPEENSVALPLHERHIP, translated from the exons ATGCAGATAACTCATGGAGCTTCGTCATCTGTTCCGGGTGTGCAAGTGGACCCTCAAGTTACACCCAAAGGAAAGAAAGGTGCCAAAACGCGATTTATTACTGGTATAATTCAAGCTTTCATTGCTACGATTCTTCTGATCTCTGGCATGACAGTTGCATCGGTCACAGGGGCTCCCAGCGATGAAATTGATAACCAGATGTGGCCTATATCAGTTGCAGCG GTCCTTATATTAAATGCCATTTTTGGAATTCTCAGCCAAAAGAATCACAAATTG ATTCGACTTTACTTGGCCTTTTCCATCTTTGCATGTGTGCTCATCGCAATTGCTGCTACACCTGTCACAATGGCATTATTATATTCCAGAAAGCCATCTTATGACTACTATGATTCTGAATAT gTAGACTCATCTACAGAGGTTCACTTCGTTTTCTATTGTATAATCGTGGTCTGCTTCATAGTAGAACTTGCTGTTGCCATTGTTGTGGCTAGTTACAGTTGCTGTGCTGGAGACGCAATCCAAACTATT GTTTATTACCCAGCAAAGATTCTAGAGTCTCACGATAATTCAGCATCCATGAATCCATCCCATAACCCTGGTCAGGTTATTCCAAAAATACCACGGCCTACACCATACAATGGAGACTCAAGCACATATGAACTCCCAGAGGAAAATTCCGTGGCTCTGCCACTTCATGAACGTCATATCCCCTAA